Proteins encoded in a region of the Elaeis guineensis isolate ETL-2024a chromosome 7, EG11, whole genome shotgun sequence genome:
- the LOC105048672 gene encoding patatin-like protein 2: MGSNESPVANPPPCKGKVVTILSIDGGGVRGIIPGTILEFLEAKLQELDGPDARIADYFDIIAGTSTGGLVTTMLTAPNKDNRPLFSAKDIIQFYLENCPKIFPQRTGLLAGALNLFGAVSGPKYDGKFLHSKVKELLGDTKLHQTLTNVVIPAFDIKLLQPVIFSTFETKTDPSKDALLSDICISTSAAPTYLPAHYFETKDSQGKTRSFNLVDGGVAANNPMLIATSQITKQIFWNNEDFSKFKPTDFAKFLVVSLGTGSPKQEQKFTAPESAKWGLLGWLQNKGSTPIIDIFSQSSADMVDIHASILFQALRSEKNYLRIQDDTLEGDTASVDVSTSENLRKLVQVGQDLLKKPVSRVNLETGVSEACDVEGTNEDALIRFAKMLSNERKSRNAKMSAA; this comes from the exons atggGTAGCAACGAATCCCCGGTTGCAAACCCCCCTCCTTGCAAGGGGAAGGTGGTCACAATTTTGAGCATCGATGGAGGCGGCGTGAGGGGCATCATCCCCGGAACTATCCTCGAATTTCTCGAAGCCAAGCTTCAA GAACTTGATGGACCGGATGCAAGGATAGCAGACTATTTCGACATAATTGCAGGAACAAGCACTGGTGGCCTTGTGACCACCATGCTCACAGCTCCTAATAAAGATAATCGACCACTTTTTTCTGCCAAAGATATCATCCAGTTCTATTTAGAGAACTGTCCCAAAATTTTTCCTCAAAG GACTGGTCTCTTAGCTGGAGCACTTAATTTGTTTGGCGCCGTATCAGGGCCAAAATATGATGGCAAATTTCTGCACTCTAAAGTGAAAGAACTGCTTGGTGATACAAAGCTTCATCAAACTTTAACTAACGTTGTGATTCCCGCTTTCGACATCAAGCTTCTTCAACCTGTCATATTCTCAACCTTTGAG ACGAAGACGGACCCCTCAAAGGATGCTCTTCTATCAGACATTTGCATCAGTACTTCTGCAGCTCCAACATATCTGCCTGCACACTACTTCGAAACTAAAGACTCCCAAGGGAAGACAAGGAGTTTTAATCTGGTCGATGGTGGTGTAGCTGCAAATAACCCT ATGCTGATCGCCACGAGCCAAATTACAAAGCAGATTTTCTGGAACAatgaagatttttctaaattcaagCCAACAGATTTTGCAAAATTCCTTGTCGTCTCTCTCGGGACCGGGTCACCGAAGCAAGAACAAAAATTTACTGCACCAGAATCAGCTAAATGGGGTCTACTTGGATGGTTACAAAACAAGGGTTCCACACCTATTATTGACATTTTTTCACAATCAAGTGCAGACATGGTGGATATTCATGCATCTATTCTCTTTCAAGCATTGCGGAGTGAGAAAAACTATTTACGGAtacag GATGACACCTTGGAAGGAGACACGGCATCCGTGGACGTCTCGACGAGTGAGAACTTGCGAAAGTTGGTGCAAGTTGGCCAGGATCTCCTTAAGAAGCCGGTATCGAGGGTCAATCTAGAGACTGGCGTGTCTGAGGCCTGCGATGTTGAAGGAACCAACGAAGATGCCCTCATCCGCTTTGCGAAGATGCTCTCCAACGAAAGAAAGTCTAGGAATGCAAAAATGTCAGCTGCTTGA